One Hordeum vulgare subsp. vulgare chromosome 4H, MorexV3_pseudomolecules_assembly, whole genome shotgun sequence DNA window includes the following coding sequences:
- the LOC123448099 gene encoding 40S ribosomal protein S16-like, translated as MAAVLTRPTPGTVQCFGRKKTAVAVAYCKPGRGLIKVNGAPIELIRPEMLRLKAFEPILLAGRSRFKDIDMRIRVRGGGKTSQIYSIRQAIAKSLVAYYQKYVDEAAKKEVKEIFGRYDRTLLVADPRRCEPKKFGGRGARARFQKSYR; from the coding sequence ATGGCAGCCGTTCTCACCCGCCCGACGCCGGGCACCGTCCAGTGCTTCGGCCGGAAGAAGACCGCCGTCGCCGTGGCCTACTGCAAGCCCGGGCGCGGCCTCATCAAGGTCAACGGCGCGCCGATCGAGCTCATCCGCCCCGAGATGCTCCGCCTCAAGGCCTTCGAGCCGATCCTGCTCGCCGGCAGGTCCCGCTTCAAGGACATAGACATGAGAATTCGCGTCCGCGGCGGCGGGAAGACCAGCCAGATCTACTCCATCCGTCAGGCCATCGCTAAGTCCCTCGTCGCCTACTACCAGAAGTACGTCGACGAGGCCGCcaagaaggaggtgaaggagaTCTTCGGCCGCTACGACCGCACGCTCCTCGTCGCCGACCCGCGCCGCTGCGAGCCGAAGAAGTTCGGTGGTCGCGGTGCCCGCGCGCGTTTCCAGAAGTCCTACCGTTGA